The following coding sequences lie in one candidate division KSB1 bacterium genomic window:
- a CDS encoding proton-conducting transporter membrane subunit has translation MPALLLLVPFAAGTILVLVSSRLLNRLFLLGTALLYLFIIFVSGSVFEGKDTSWGQYFQLDGLGYFFLSVLAVVYAAAALYSLYYFDEHGLTPRREALYSSALLFFLGAMAGVLTASHAAMLWVFMEATTLTSALLIYYEQQKASLEAAWKYIYICSVGIALAFVGIILLSIAGKTIGSLFFSNLYRHAAEMNHFWLKLSFVFILVGFGTKIGLAPMHAWLPDAHSEAPSAVSALLSGALLNTAFVGLLRIYKLMSAAGLKPFADKLMLGTGFLSLLVGAVFMLRVGSFKRMLAYSSIENMGLLVISATLGKQGITAMLLQSIGHSFSKAGLFLTSGNILHLYKTKKIDQIHDLAAKEKISATLWLLFILAISGLPPFPSFWAKFILVASLINAGFGTLLAPFFIFLIYIFYAMTKTSMKMLYGGSSKEHASASLPILAYLPQLILLLLLFLIGVLIPDRLTAMIDRIAAYFN, from the coding sequence TCTTTTCATAATCTTTGTGTCGGGTTCTGTATTTGAAGGAAAAGACACAAGTTGGGGGCAGTATTTCCAGTTGGATGGGTTGGGATATTTTTTCCTGTCCGTTTTGGCCGTCGTCTATGCCGCAGCCGCCTTATATTCTTTGTACTATTTCGATGAACACGGTTTGACCCCGCGCCGCGAAGCCCTTTATTCTTCCGCTTTGCTTTTTTTCCTCGGTGCCATGGCCGGCGTTTTGACCGCTTCTCATGCGGCCATGCTTTGGGTGTTCATGGAAGCCACGACGCTGACCAGCGCTCTTTTGATTTACTATGAACAGCAAAAAGCTTCGTTGGAAGCCGCCTGGAAATATATTTACATCTGCTCGGTCGGTATTGCGCTGGCGTTTGTGGGCATTATTCTGCTGTCGATAGCCGGCAAAACCATCGGCAGCTTGTTTTTCAGCAATCTCTATCGGCATGCAGCGGAAATGAACCATTTCTGGCTGAAATTATCCTTTGTTTTTATCCTGGTCGGTTTCGGCACTAAAATCGGCCTCGCCCCCATGCATGCCTGGTTGCCGGATGCTCACTCGGAAGCCCCTTCAGCCGTCTCGGCTTTGCTCTCCGGGGCTCTTTTGAATACCGCCTTTGTCGGCCTGCTGCGCATATACAAGTTGATGTCGGCTGCGGGGTTAAAGCCTTTTGCGGATAAGCTGATGCTCGGAACCGGTTTTCTCTCCCTGCTCGTAGGAGCTGTTTTTATGCTGCGTGTAGGCAGTTTTAAACGTATGCTCGCTTATTCTTCGATTGAAAATATGGGCCTCCTGGTCATCAGTGCGACGTTGGGCAAGCAAGGAATTACCGCCATGCTTCTGCAAAGCATCGGTCATTCGTTTTCAAAAGCCGGACTCTTTTTGACTTCCGGAAATATCCTTCACCTTTATAAAACTAAAAAAATCGACCAAATTCATGACCTGGCCGCAAAGGAAAAAATATCGGCAACCCTTTGGCTGCTTTTTATTCTTGCCATCAGCGGACTACCGCCTTTTCCGTCCTTTTGGGCTAAATTTATCCTCGTCGCTTCATTGATTAATGCCGGCTTTGGAACTCTCTTGGCCCCGTTTTTTATTTTTCTTATCTATATCTTTTACGCTATGACGAAAACCAGCATGAAAATGCTTTACGGCGGCTCCTCAAAAGAACATGCTTCTGCCTCATTGCCGATTCTTGCCTATCTGCCGCAACTGATTCTGCTTTTGCTTCTTTTTTTGATCGGAGTCCTGATCCCCGATCGTTTAACGGCAATGATTGATCGGATTGCAGCCTATTTCAATTGA
- a CDS encoding NADH-quinone oxidoreductase subunit C — translation MSWKEIKNLTPVPLEEIPILSPDDFRQQILQAVSSGCRVVQFFGEKIAEGVRLYAVMGDDRKSVLMLASTILHDSQGYRSLTPEVPMFHLFEREVYEQFGVEPIGHPWLKPVRHGIAGIHKDRRPYEFFSIKGDEVHEVGVGPIHAGIIEPGHFRFSCLGEQVEHLEIELGFQHRGVERLFVEHRDHPAYLTALSESIAGDTVIGHASAFHSAVEALAGCPVPHRASSLRLIMLELERIANHTGDLAALANDIAYLTGYAVFGALRTRIINLSLSICGSRFGRGMITFGGVRYDISAAAVQEISDELCRFQEDIQRAAEVMFSSPSVLARFEKTGVVPVDTARAIGMVGPAARASGLSVDVRADYPVGAYLHRPVHKLTLQSGDVMSRALIRQIEIKQSIQLILEELRYLPGGEVISPLKSPESQALVVSMVEGWRGEIVHVLITDRDGKVRRCKLKDPSFHNWFGLALAVRGNGISDFPLCNKSFNLSYCGFDL, via the coding sequence ATGAGTTGGAAAGAAATAAAAAACCTGACGCCGGTACCTCTGGAGGAAATACCGATCCTCTCTCCGGACGATTTTCGGCAGCAAATACTTCAGGCGGTAAGCAGCGGCTGCCGTGTCGTCCAGTTCTTCGGCGAAAAAATAGCCGAAGGCGTGCGCCTTTATGCTGTTATGGGCGATGACCGAAAATCTGTGCTGATGCTCGCCTCCACCATCCTGCACGATTCTCAAGGATATCGTTCATTAACGCCCGAAGTGCCGATGTTTCATCTGTTCGAGAGAGAAGTGTATGAACAGTTCGGCGTGGAGCCGATCGGGCACCCGTGGTTAAAACCGGTTCGTCATGGCATTGCAGGCATTCATAAAGACCGCCGGCCTTATGAGTTTTTTTCCATCAAAGGCGATGAAGTGCATGAAGTAGGGGTCGGTCCCATTCATGCGGGGATTATCGAGCCGGGGCACTTTCGCTTTTCCTGTTTGGGCGAGCAGGTCGAACATCTTGAAATCGAGCTTGGCTTTCAACACCGCGGTGTCGAGCGTCTTTTTGTCGAGCATCGCGATCACCCGGCTTACTTAACCGCATTGTCCGAATCGATTGCCGGCGATACCGTCATCGGTCATGCTTCGGCATTCCATTCCGCCGTCGAGGCGCTCGCCGGCTGTCCCGTGCCGCATCGCGCCTCGTCCCTGCGGCTTATCATGCTTGAACTGGAACGGATTGCCAATCATACGGGCGACCTGGCGGCGCTTGCCAACGATATCGCTTATTTGACCGGATACGCCGTTTTTGGAGCTCTGCGAACAAGAATCATTAATCTTTCTTTGTCGATTTGCGGCAGCCGTTTTGGTCGCGGCATGATCACTTTTGGCGGCGTGCGCTACGACATTTCTGCTGCCGCCGTGCAGGAAATCAGCGACGAGTTGTGCCGGTTTCAAGAGGATATTCAGCGTGCCGCCGAGGTTATGTTCTCTTCACCATCAGTGCTCGCGCGTTTTGAAAAAACCGGCGTCGTTCCCGTCGATACAGCCAGGGCAATCGGCATGGTCGGACCGGCGGCGCGTGCCTCCGGTTTGTCTGTCGATGTGCGGGCCGACTATCCTGTAGGTGCTTATCTTCATCGACCGGTTCACAAATTGACCTTGCAAAGCGGCGATGTGATGAGTCGGGCGCTTATCCGCCAAATTGAAATTAAGCAATCTATCCAACTGATTTTGGAAGAACTGCGCTATTTGCCGGGAGGCGAGGTGATTTCTCCTCTCAAGTCTCCTGAATCCCAGGCATTGGTCGTTTCAATGGTTGAAGGGTGGCGGGGAGAAATCGTGCATGTCCTTATTACCGACCGCGACGGGAAGGTGAGACGCTGCAAGCTTAAGGATCCTTCGTTTCATAATTGGTTTGGGCTTGCGCTGGCGGTGCGGGGAAACGGCATCTCAGATTTTCCTCTCTGCAACAAGAGCTTTAATCTTTCCTACTGCGGTTTCGATCTGTAA
- a CDS encoding SLC13 family permease — MTETNTKLTGKQLLIRGLVMIMLSGLAGFLAHFAGLNTGKMILATSIFVLIISATLMFWNFRLAIAFIGIAVLLGGKVMSLEQMIESAELDIILFLIGMMCLVGVLKDLGLFSWIIQMVVSMKKINGLRFTIILVFISAIMACFVDEVTSIVFVLALVFQVCDTLKIRPTPFVIIAVMATNIGSSGTMLGNPVGILIGTKAGFSFKDFIIWATPVMLLTVTVTLFILLFIYRKEIHLLTERLEARRQAHLGLGPLVKIPYGRGLAILIGAISLIAMHYKIEAWLGVEKNTILIVAPLTISGILMIWRNERARHYIESEVEWWTLLFFMMLFSVAGSLEYTGVTAQIAHDFRGLFGNNPTLLTPFITFISAIGSAFVDNIVFVAAFVPIVKELGYTQLWWALLFGATLGGNITAIGSTANIVALGMLEKRYHSHISFWEWLKVGLIVGLVTCTLACIAVLILAPYMPAHMGH; from the coding sequence ATGACTGAAACCAATACCAAGCTCACCGGCAAACAGCTGCTTATTCGCGGACTGGTCATGATTATGTTGAGCGGCTTGGCCGGCTTTTTGGCTCATTTTGCCGGGCTCAATACCGGTAAAATGATCCTTGCGACCTCGATCTTTGTATTGATCATTTCGGCCACCTTGATGTTCTGGAATTTTCGGCTGGCGATCGCATTCATCGGCATTGCCGTCCTGTTGGGCGGAAAGGTCATGTCTCTCGAACAAATGATCGAGTCGGCCGAGTTGGACATCATTCTCTTTCTTATCGGCATGATGTGCCTCGTCGGAGTCCTCAAGGATCTCGGTCTGTTCAGCTGGATCATTCAAATGGTCGTCAGCATGAAAAAGATCAACGGCCTCCGGTTTACGATCATTCTTGTATTCATCTCCGCCATCATGGCCTGTTTTGTCGATGAAGTGACCTCCATTGTATTTGTTTTGGCGCTTGTTTTTCAAGTTTGCGATACTTTGAAAATTCGACCCACACCTTTCGTCATCATTGCCGTGATGGCGACCAACATCGGTTCCAGCGGCACCATGCTCGGCAACCCGGTGGGCATTCTGATCGGCACCAAAGCGGGATTCTCTTTCAAAGACTTTATCATTTGGGCCACACCCGTAATGCTTTTGACGGTAACCGTTACCCTCTTTATTCTTTTATTCATCTATCGCAAAGAAATCCACCTGCTGACCGAGCGGCTCGAAGCACGCCGACAGGCGCATTTGGGACTTGGTCCATTGGTGAAAATTCCTTACGGCCGCGGCCTGGCCATTCTTATCGGTGCGATCTCGCTGATTGCCATGCATTATAAAATCGAGGCTTGGTTGGGCGTGGAAAAGAACACCATTCTCATTGTCGCTCCATTGACCATCTCCGGCATCCTCATGATTTGGCGCAATGAACGGGCGCGGCATTATATCGAATCGGAAGTGGAATGGTGGACGCTGCTCTTTTTCATGATGCTTTTTTCCGTAGCCGGATCTTTGGAATACACCGGCGTGACGGCGCAAATTGCCCACGACTTTCGCGGGTTGTTCGGCAACAATCCGACGCTGTTGACGCCTTTTATCACCTTCATCTCCGCCATCGGTTCGGCGTTCGTCGATAACATCGTCTTTGTTGCCGCGTTTGTGCCCATAGTAAAAGAGCTCGGCTACACCCAGCTGTGGTGGGCGCTGCTGTTCGGCGCCACGCTCGGAGGCAACATTACCGCCATCGGCTCGACCGCAAATATCGTCGCACTGGGAATGCTGGAAAAGCGTTACCACTCGCACATTTCTTTCTGGGAGTGGCTGAAAGTGGGCCTGATCGTCGGTCTGGTGACCTGCACGCTTGCCTGTATTGCCGTGCTGATTCTTGCTCCCTACATGCCGGCGCATATGGGGCATTAA
- a CDS encoding PTS sugar transporter subunit IIA, with translation MATHSSSLHFSSFFSPDDIICQTPYTERDAVIRQILEKLALNRGIGNVKKAFEAVLEREKSDSTVLSECIAVPHARLDTIHNLIVGIATSKVGIDFHAPHKVHMVVLILVPKDQPALYLQALSSLAKMCQNQGAFREAANLESAEDVWRFFDRGGVILPPYVCARDIMSNDIIALKDNDTLKQAINLFIEHHLVDLPVVDRDGDLVGVVAAKELMRVCLPDYILWMDDLSPILHFEPFANVLANEGITWLAEIMSQNYAVVPEDAPAIQVAKEMTKKNTDRVYVLHGKKLVGVVTLPQFLNKVLRV, from the coding sequence ATGGCTACTCACTCTTCATCGCTTCATTTTTCGTCGTTTTTTTCACCGGATGATATTATTTGCCAAACCCCCTATACCGAACGGGATGCGGTAATCCGGCAGATTCTTGAAAAGCTGGCGCTCAATCGAGGAATCGGCAACGTCAAAAAAGCTTTCGAAGCGGTTCTCGAAAGGGAAAAGTCGGACTCCACGGTATTGTCGGAATGCATTGCCGTACCGCATGCCCGCCTGGACACCATTCACAATCTTATTGTCGGTATCGCCACATCCAAAGTCGGGATCGATTTTCACGCACCGCACAAAGTGCACATGGTCGTGCTGATTCTCGTTCCCAAAGATCAGCCGGCGCTTTACCTTCAGGCGCTCAGTTCGCTGGCCAAGATGTGTCAAAATCAAGGCGCGTTTCGGGAGGCAGCCAATCTGGAATCGGCCGAAGACGTATGGCGCTTCTTCGATCGCGGCGGCGTCATCCTTCCTCCCTATGTCTGCGCCCGCGACATTATGAGCAACGACATCATCGCCCTCAAAGACAACGACACGCTCAAGCAGGCCATCAATCTGTTCATCGAGCACCATTTGGTGGATCTGCCCGTCGTCGATCGCGACGGCGATTTGGTCGGCGTCGTGGCCGCCAAGGAACTGATGCGCGTCTGCCTGCCCGATTATATTTTGTGGATGGACGATCTATCACCCATTCTTCACTTCGAGCCGTTTGCCAACGTCCTGGCCAATGAAGGAATCACCTGGTTGGCTGAAATCATGTCGCAGAACTATGCCGTCGTACCTGAGGACGCACCGGCGATCCAAGTCGCCAAGGAAATGACCAAAAAGAACACCGACCGCGTCTATGTTCTGCACGGCAAAAAGCTCGTCGGCGTAGTGACTCTGCCGCAATTTCTGAATAAAGTACTGCGAGTCTGA
- a CDS encoding Rrf2 family transcriptional regulator, which yields MFLFSTKSYYALKALMEMCRLSGGGNLVSLAEISARQNIPLKYLEQIMLNLKRAGFVESQRGVAGGFRLRRSAEEISVGQVVRALENYEEGREMNAEGPSIDDQVLSAIIEQAREAAVRVLDRETLHTLLQKAEERQRSNEAINYFI from the coding sequence ATGTTTCTTTTTTCGACCAAGTCATACTATGCGCTGAAAGCGCTGATGGAAATGTGTCGTCTAAGCGGCGGCGGCAATCTGGTGTCGCTGGCGGAAATCAGTGCCAGGCAAAATATTCCGCTTAAATATCTCGAACAAATCATGTTGAACTTGAAACGGGCAGGTTTTGTCGAGAGTCAGCGCGGGGTCGCCGGCGGATTTCGTCTGCGCCGAAGCGCCGAAGAGATCAGCGTCGGCCAGGTGGTTCGCGCGTTGGAAAACTATGAGGAGGGCAGGGAAATGAATGCGGAAGGCCCTTCCATCGATGATCAGGTGCTTTCGGCAATCATCGAACAGGCCCGCGAAGCCGCCGTAAGGGTTTTGGATCGAGAAACCTTGCATACTCTCCTGCAAAAGGCGGAAGAACGACAAAGATCTAACGAAGCTATCAATTATTTCATTTAA
- a CDS encoding O-acetylhomoserine aminocarboxypropyltransferase/cysteine synthase: MGKNSWRFETLALHAGQTPDPTTGARGVPVYRTSSYVFRDTKHAADLFALREPGNIYTRLMNPTHDVLEQRVAALDGGAAALALASGTSAIHYTVINICRAGDEIVSANNLYGGTYTMFDVIHPQLGIKTNFAAPTPEAIEAAITEKTKLIFIETIGNPGLDVSDIEGIAAVAKKYHLPLVVDSTFTTPYLLRPIDYGADIVIHSLTKWLGGHGAGIGGIVVDAGRFDWTDKKFPLYNEPDPGYHGLRYAHDLGELNHLAFIMRMRLVPLRNLGACISPDNAWIFLQGIETLPLRMERHSQNAMAVAEFLQNHPKVEWVKYPGLPSHPTHEIAKKYLKKGFGAMVVFGPKGGAKAGEAFINNLKLFSHLANVGDAKSLAIHPASTTHSQLTEAQQREAGLPPELVRLSIGLEHIDDILEDIDQALART, translated from the coding sequence ATGGGCAAAAATTCCTGGCGATTCGAGACATTGGCGCTGCATGCCGGACAAACGCCCGACCCGACAACCGGTGCGCGGGGGGTGCCGGTCTATCGCACCAGCTCTTATGTGTTTCGCGACACCAAACATGCGGCGGATCTGTTTGCGCTGCGCGAGCCCGGCAATATTTACACGCGATTGATGAACCCCACTCATGATGTGTTGGAACAGCGTGTGGCGGCTTTGGACGGCGGCGCCGCAGCGCTGGCGCTGGCCTCGGGCACTTCGGCCATTCACTACACGGTCATCAATATTTGCCGTGCGGGTGACGAGATCGTGTCCGCCAACAACCTTTACGGCGGCACCTACACCATGTTCGACGTGATTCACCCTCAGCTCGGAATAAAAACCAATTTTGCTGCGCCGACACCCGAGGCGATCGAAGCCGCGATCACTGAAAAGACAAAACTGATTTTCATCGAAACCATCGGCAACCCGGGGCTTGATGTATCCGACATCGAAGGGATTGCCGCCGTAGCCAAAAAGTACCATTTACCCCTTGTCGTTGATTCGACTTTTACGACGCCCTATCTCTTGCGTCCCATCGATTACGGCGCCGACATTGTGATTCATTCATTGACCAAGTGGCTGGGCGGGCACGGTGCAGGCATCGGCGGAATTGTGGTGGATGCCGGTCGATTCGATTGGACCGACAAAAAGTTTCCTCTATATAACGAGCCTGATCCCGGTTATCACGGGCTGCGCTATGCGCATGATCTCGGCGAGCTCAATCATCTGGCCTTCATTATGCGCATGCGTTTGGTACCGCTGCGCAATCTCGGCGCCTGCATTTCACCGGACAATGCTTGGATCTTTCTACAGGGTATCGAAACGCTGCCGCTGCGTATGGAACGCCATTCGCAGAACGCCATGGCGGTCGCCGAATTCCTGCAAAACCATCCCAAAGTCGAATGGGTCAAGTATCCGGGATTGCCCTCGCATCCGACGCACGAGATCGCCAAAAAGTATCTCAAAAAGGGCTTCGGCGCCATGGTGGTTTTCGGGCCGAAAGGCGGCGCAAAAGCAGGAGAAGCGTTTATAAACAACCTCAAACTCTTTTCACATTTGGCGAACGTCGGCGATGCCAAGAGTTTGGCCATTCATCCCGCCAGTACGACTCACTCGCAGCTGACGGAAGCGCAGCAGCGCGAGGCAGGTCTGCCGCCCGAGCTCGTGCGCCTCTCCATCGGCCTGGAGCATATCGACGACATTCTCGAAGACATTGATCAGGCCTTGGCACGTACCTAG
- the cysK gene encoding cysteine synthase A, producing MAMIFADNSYSIGRTPLVRLRKVTDGAPATVIGKIEGRNPAYSVKCRIGASMVWDAEQRGLLKPGVTLVEPTSGNTGIALAFVAAARGYKLILTMPETMSIERRKLLKILGAQLVLTEGAKGMRGAIAKAEEIVNSDPERYLMLQQFENPANPRIHEQTTGPEIWQDTDGAVDVLVAGVGTGGTISGVSRYIKKSMGKAIVSVAVEPADSPVITQTLAGQDPRPAPHKIQGIGAGFVPKNLDLSLIDRVERVTNEEAFEYARRLAREEGILAGISCGAAVAAAVRLAKMPEFAGKTIVVILPDSGERYLSTALFDGLFDRETGM from the coding sequence ATGGCGATGATTTTTGCAGATAACAGCTATTCCATCGGACGCACGCCTTTGGTGCGCCTAAGAAAAGTGACCGACGGCGCCCCGGCGACGGTTATCGGCAAGATCGAAGGTCGAAATCCGGCCTATTCGGTCAAGTGTCGAATCGGCGCATCCATGGTGTGGGATGCGGAACAGCGCGGTCTTCTCAAGCCGGGGGTTACTTTGGTGGAGCCGACCAGCGGCAACACCGGCATTGCTTTGGCCTTTGTGGCGGCAGCGCGCGGCTACAAACTGATTCTTACTATGCCGGAGACGATGAGCATTGAGCGGCGCAAATTGCTCAAAATTTTGGGAGCCCAGCTGGTGCTTACCGAGGGCGCCAAGGGCATGAGGGGCGCCATTGCCAAGGCGGAAGAAATTGTCAACAGCGATCCGGAACGCTATCTCATGCTGCAGCAGTTCGAAAATCCCGCCAATCCCCGCATTCACGAACAGACGACCGGCCCTGAGATCTGGCAAGATACGGACGGCGCCGTCGATGTTCTGGTAGCAGGTGTGGGGACCGGCGGCACCATCAGCGGCGTTTCGCGTTATATTAAAAAGTCGATGGGAAAGGCGATCGTCAGTGTGGCTGTAGAGCCGGCTGACAGTCCGGTAATTACGCAAACATTGGCCGGACAGGACCCTCGCCCGGCGCCGCACAAAATCCAGGGCATCGGCGCCGGCTTTGTGCCGAAGAATCTCGACCTCTCGCTCATCGACCGGGTCGAACGAGTGACGAACGAGGAGGCGTTCGAATATGCCAGACGTCTGGCGCGCGAGGAAGGCATTTTGGCGGGCATCTCCTGCGGCGCTGCCGTCGCGGCGGCCGTTCGTCTTGCCAAAATGCCCGAGTTTGCCGGCAAGACCATAGTGGTGATATTGCCCGATTCCGGTGAACGATACCTTTCTACGGCGCTTTTCGACGGCTTGTTCGACCGCGAAACCGGTATGTGA
- a CDS encoding aldo/keto reductase yields MKRREFLKYSAAAAGLSALPWISWAGEKPTKKYANDIVTLGKTGIKASRLAMGTGTHGVNKRSNQSRRLGIEGVADLLYAAYERGINFWDSADQYGTHPHLKEALKRIPREKVVILTKTHATTAEEMRADIDRFRKEIGTDYIDIVLLHFMTNPEWPKIKAGAMEELAKLREQGVVRAHGVSCHTLGALQAAADSDWVQVDLARINPYGATMDDKVEVVVPILKRMHEQGKSVLGMKIFGAGQLRDKVDECLRFILAQDYVDAFTIGQENKDELFDLIRRIPEASMG; encoded by the coding sequence ATGAAGAGACGTGAATTTTTGAAATATTCAGCTGCGGCAGCAGGTCTTTCCGCACTGCCCTGGATTTCCTGGGCGGGGGAAAAGCCGACAAAGAAATATGCCAACGATATCGTGACGCTGGGTAAAACCGGCATCAAGGCATCTCGGCTGGCTATGGGGACCGGCACCCACGGCGTCAACAAGCGGTCGAATCAATCGCGCCGCCTGGGCATCGAGGGCGTTGCCGATCTGTTGTATGCCGCCTATGAGCGTGGCATCAATTTTTGGGACTCGGCCGATCAGTACGGCACGCATCCTCATCTTAAAGAGGCGCTCAAGCGGATTCCCCGAGAAAAAGTGGTCATCCTGACCAAGACCCACGCCACAACGGCCGAAGAAATGCGGGCAGATATCGACCGTTTTCGCAAAGAGATCGGCACGGATTATATAGACATCGTGCTGCTGCATTTCATGACCAATCCGGAATGGCCGAAAATCAAAGCCGGCGCCATGGAGGAGCTGGCCAAATTGCGCGAGCAGGGCGTCGTTCGCGCGCACGGCGTTTCCTGTCATACACTCGGTGCCCTGCAGGCTGCAGCCGATTCCGATTGGGTGCAGGTCGACTTGGCGCGCATCAATCCCTACGGTGCCACAATGGACGATAAAGTCGAAGTCGTTGTGCCGATTCTCAAGCGCATGCACGAACAGGGCAAAAGCGTGCTGGGCATGAAGATATTCGGGGCCGGACAGCTCCGCGACAAGGTTGACGAATGTCTGCGGTTCATTTTAGCGCAGGACTATGTCGACGCTTTTACGATCGGCCAGGAGAATAAAGATGAGCTGTTCGACTTGATCCGGCGCATACCGGAGGCAAGTATGGGTTAA
- a CDS encoding DUF5009 domain-containing protein has product MKEQAASRRIVSLDALRGFDMFWITGGDSIFPALFSFIGTPFFLSLSKQLEHSEWNGFTFYDLIFPLFMFIMGVTMPFSLGKYLERGGTKAEAYRRVIRRSLLLIVFGLIYNGILDLNFSQMRYAGVLQRFGICYFFAAMILIHFPKPKSQAIWAAAILLFYWAIMALVPVPGFGRNVLTPEGNLASYIDRLLLPGRFCCFEYGDNEGLLSSIPAVATVLLGVLAGHLLRSRLAETRKALTLALWGVGSLVIALIWNVVFPINKLIWTSSYVLYAGGWSLLLLALFYYIIDVRGKQKWAFPFVVIGMNSITIYLAQALFDFGIIVNIFLRGVMRYMGDFRPVFWAICVFAVKWLFLYYLYKRKIFLRV; this is encoded by the coding sequence ATGAAAGAGCAGGCGGCTTCTCGAAGAATCGTTTCCCTTGATGCGCTGCGCGGATTTGACATGTTCTGGATTACCGGCGGCGACTCGATCTTTCCGGCGCTGTTTTCTTTTATCGGTACTCCCTTTTTTCTCTCCCTCTCGAAGCAGCTCGAACACAGCGAGTGGAACGGCTTTACCTTTTACGACCTCATCTTTCCGCTGTTTATGTTCATTATGGGCGTTACGATGCCCTTTTCTCTCGGCAAATATTTGGAAAGAGGCGGCACAAAGGCCGAGGCGTATCGTCGAGTGATTCGCCGCAGCCTCCTTTTGATCGTATTCGGCCTCATTTACAACGGCATCCTTGACCTTAATTTCAGCCAAATGCGCTATGCGGGAGTCCTCCAGCGGTTCGGCATCTGTTACTTTTTTGCGGCAATGATTCTCATCCACTTTCCCAAACCGAAAAGCCAGGCGATTTGGGCGGCCGCAATCCTCCTGTTTTACTGGGCCATTATGGCTTTGGTGCCGGTTCCCGGCTTCGGCCGTAATGTGCTGACTCCAGAGGGTAATCTCGCCTCCTATATCGATCGGCTGTTGCTCCCCGGCCGCTTTTGTTGTTTCGAGTACGGAGACAACGAGGGTCTGTTGAGCTCGATTCCGGCCGTGGCGACGGTATTGTTGGGCGTGCTCGCAGGCCACCTGTTGCGTTCCCGCTTGGCGGAAACAAGAAAAGCCCTCACTCTTGCTCTGTGGGGCGTAGGTTCGTTGGTGATCGCATTGATCTGGAATGTTGTCTTTCCGATCAACAAACTGATCTGGACAAGCAGCTATGTTTTGTACGCCGGCGGATGGAGTCTGCTGCTGTTGGCGCTTTTTTATTACATCATTGACGTGCGCGGCAAACAAAAATGGGCCTTTCCGTTTGTCGTCATCGGCATGAACTCCATTACCATTTACCTGGCCCAGGCGCTGTTCGATTTCGGCATTATCGTCAATATTTTCCTGCGCGGCGTCATGCGATATATGGGCGATTTCCGACCGGTGTTTTGGGCAATCTGCGTTTTTGCCGTTAAATGGCTGTTCCTCTATTATCTCTACAAACGAAAGATCTTTTTACGGGTATGA